A region from the uncultured Macellibacteroides sp. genome encodes:
- a CDS encoding peptidase domain-containing ABC transporter translates to MYKFTHYIQLDAMDCGPTCLRMIAKHYGRSYSLQGLREKSFITREGVSMLGISEAAESIGFRTSGVRITYEQLRDEVVKPCILHWNQNHFVVCYKIKKGKIYIADPASGLVVYTEEEFKRCWISTKVNGEDTGTALLLEPGPEFYELEEEKKAVKRDLRFFFRYLTPYKSQFVQLILGMLTASILQLILPFLTQSLVDTGIRDGNLSFITLILITQLAIFVGKLSVDFIRSWILLHMNTRINIALISDFLAKLMRLPLHFFDTKMIGDIMQRIGDHGRIESFLTGSSINTLFSFVNFIVFGFVLGYYDLTILALFLFGNGLYVAWILAFMRYRRELDIKRFAQAAGEQSNLFQLITGMQEIKLNNCETQKRWQWERIQVKLFKISMKGLALGQYQQMGSVFFNQTTNILISYLAARAVVEGQMTLGMMMSLSYIVGQLTSPIEQFITFARSFQDAKISLERLGEIHQREDEEQNISLKLKELPDDRMLKLENLSFSYDGADRDYVLENINLTIPENRVTAIVGASGSGKTTLIKLLLGFYEPNKGTIKLGETPLKHLNPHMWRSKTGSVMQDGFIFSDSIAGNIAAGQEVIDPERLRHAVTVANIRDFIDSLPLGYNTKIGMEGNGISQGQRQRMLIARAVYKNPEFIFLDEATNALDANNEKEIMENLNEFYKGKTVVVVAHRLSTVRDADKIVVLDGGKIVEEGTHQELTATRGKYYQLVKNQLELGQ, encoded by the coding sequence ATGTATAAGTTCACTCATTATATACAATTAGATGCCATGGACTGTGGCCCAACCTGTCTTCGTATGATTGCGAAGCACTATGGTCGTAGTTATTCCTTGCAGGGGCTTCGGGAGAAATCGTTTATTACCCGTGAAGGGGTGTCGATGCTGGGGATTAGTGAAGCGGCTGAAAGTATTGGGTTTCGGACTTCGGGGGTGCGTATTACGTATGAGCAGCTTCGTGATGAGGTTGTCAAGCCTTGTATTCTTCATTGGAATCAGAATCATTTTGTTGTTTGCTATAAAATAAAAAAAGGAAAGATTTATATTGCAGATCCGGCATCGGGGCTGGTGGTGTATACGGAAGAGGAGTTTAAGCGGTGTTGGATAAGTACGAAAGTAAATGGGGAGGATACGGGTACGGCTTTGCTGCTGGAACCGGGGCCGGAGTTTTATGAGTTGGAGGAGGAAAAAAAGGCTGTTAAGCGTGATTTACGTTTTTTCTTTCGTTATCTGACTCCTTATAAGAGCCAGTTTGTTCAGCTGATTTTGGGGATGCTTACAGCTAGTATCCTACAATTGATTTTGCCATTTCTTACCCAGTCGTTGGTTGATACGGGTATCCGGGATGGAAATTTGTCTTTCATCACGCTGATTCTTATTACGCAGCTGGCCATTTTTGTTGGAAAGTTATCGGTGGATTTTATTCGAAGCTGGATATTGCTTCATATGAATACCCGGATCAATATTGCACTGATTTCTGATTTCCTTGCCAAACTGATGCGGCTTCCCTTGCACTTTTTTGATACAAAGATGATCGGGGATATTATGCAGCGTATTGGAGATCACGGACGAATCGAGTCATTTCTTACAGGTTCTTCTATTAATACGCTTTTCTCGTTTGTCAATTTTATTGTGTTCGGTTTTGTGCTTGGGTATTACGATTTAACGATTCTGGCTTTATTTTTATTTGGTAATGGATTGTATGTCGCTTGGATTCTTGCTTTTATGCGGTATCGGCGTGAGTTGGATATCAAACGTTTTGCTCAGGCAGCCGGCGAACAGAGCAACTTGTTTCAACTAATAACGGGGATGCAGGAAATAAAACTTAATAACTGCGAAACACAGAAGCGATGGCAGTGGGAGCGTATCCAGGTGAAATTATTCAAAATCAGCATGAAGGGGCTGGCTTTGGGACAATACCAGCAGATGGGGTCGGTATTTTTTAATCAGACAACCAATATCTTGATCTCTTACCTTGCCGCACGTGCTGTGGTAGAGGGACAGATGACGCTGGGTATGATGATGTCTTTAAGTTATATTGTTGGGCAGCTTACTTCTCCCATTGAGCAGTTCATCACCTTTGCCCGATCGTTTCAGGATGCAAAGATCAGTCTTGAACGCCTGGGCGAAATTCATCAACGGGAAGATGAAGAACAGAATATATCTTTAAAGCTTAAGGAGCTTCCGGATGATCGCATGCTAAAACTTGAGAACTTGTCGTTCAGTTACGATGGAGCCGACCGCGACTATGTGTTGGAGAATATAAATCTTACCATACCGGAAAACAGGGTGACTGCTATTGTGGGGGCGAGTGGTAGTGGAAAGACAACGCTGATTAAGTTGTTACTTGGGTTTTATGAACCCAATAAGGGAACTATCAAATTGGGTGAAACCCCCTTAAAGCATTTAAATCCGCATATGTGGCGTAGTAAAACCGGGTCTGTTATGCAGGACGGATTTATATTTTCCGATTCTATCGCCGGAAATATTGCTGCCGGGCAGGAAGTGATAGATCCGGAACGTTTACGCCATGCGGTTACAGTGGCTAACATACGCGATTTTATTGATTCGCTTCCGTTGGGGTATAACACTAAAATAGGGATGGAAGGGAATGGAATCAGTCAGGGCCAGCGGCAACGGATGTTGATTGCCCGCGCCGTTTATAAAAATCCGGAGTTTATTTTCCTGGACGAGGCTACCAATGCGCTGGATGCCAACAATGAAAAGGAGATAATGGAAAACTTGAATGAGTTTTATAAAGGTAAAACTGTGGTGGTAGTGGCTCATAGACTGAGTACGGTCCGGGATGCCGACAAGATTGTAGTCCTTGACGGGGGAAAGATTGTTGAGGAGGGTACGCACCAGGAGCTTACGGCTACAAGGGGGAAGTATTATCAACTGGTAAAGAATCAGCTTGAACTTGGACAATAA
- a CDS encoding lanthionine synthetase LanC family protein, which produces MKTNQGLLLEEVNDIAYYLILKSNFYIEPGLYYGKTGIAIFFLHFYKYTKDKIFKEQGFRLLTEIQSLISANSLLNFDRGLSGIGAGVDYMCRNRLIKGNSNEVLEDFDRKIIEMIKNVNCSNLSIANGLCGIGKYLIYRKISQDRYLSCRYYDFNATINYVVDLIEDKIKNELLKYELDYLNPVWSDILSFLNELSQYDSSARYLELSSLLIHHKIKNRKRIKFLKFELEGRTVDSLGLFGGYAGRGLFLLQKIDKSAYNWKGLIS; this is translated from the coding sequence ATGAAAACTAATCAAGGCTTACTATTGGAGGAAGTAAATGATATTGCATATTATTTAATCTTGAAATCTAATTTTTATATTGAACCTGGATTATATTATGGTAAAACAGGTATAGCTATTTTTTTTCTTCATTTTTATAAATATACTAAAGATAAGATTTTTAAAGAACAAGGTTTTCGACTATTGACTGAGATACAATCACTTATTAGTGCCAATTCTCTTTTGAATTTTGATAGAGGTTTATCTGGAATTGGAGCTGGAGTTGATTACATGTGCAGAAATAGGTTGATTAAAGGTAATAGTAACGAAGTTCTAGAAGATTTCGATAGAAAAATAATAGAAATGATTAAAAATGTTAATTGCAGTAATCTATCAATTGCTAACGGATTATGTGGTATTGGTAAATATTTAATTTACAGAAAAATATCGCAAGACAGATATCTATCATGTAGGTATTATGATTTTAATGCAACAATTAATTACGTTGTTGATTTGATTGAAGACAAAATTAAAAATGAATTATTGAAATATGAGTTGGACTATTTGAATCCGGTTTGGTCAGATATTTTGTCATTCTTAAATGAGTTGTCACAATATGATTCATCTGCTCGATATTTAGAGCTTTCCTCTCTTCTCATTCACCATAAGATAAAAAATAGAAAAAGAATTAAATTTTTAAAATTTGAATTAGAAGGCAGAACTGTCGACTCTCTTGGATTGTTTGGCGGTTACGCTGGGAGAGGGCTATTTCTTTTACAAAAAATTGATAAGAGTGCATATAATTGGAAAGGGCTAATTAGTTAG
- a CDS encoding HlyD family efflux transporter periplasmic adaptor subunit, protein MEEEKKYKEIELRSEEVQEVMSRVPPWILRWGIAVLFGILLILLCLSFFYRYPDVITAEVTITTVDPPVSIIARASGKLDKIYVENNSQVSADIPLAVIQNPARTDDILWLSSEVGRWIAEGSDLIKARQVFGVRSLQLGSAQSAYSLFLTSLQDYRDYKSLNYYPQKIAFQQKQLSMQHQYYGGVVEQKKLTEVQAELARSMFQRDSALYRRKILSDEDFEVSKNSYLQSRQTSLSVKASAKQSEMQLTQGKETLLDLQQQSSELENRYMLALRNATEQLVTAIKSWERDYLMVSPISGTVNLMGVWSNNQNVLTGETIFTVVPAEQHQPKGKALLPVQGSGKVKVGQRVNVRLTNFPDQEFGYLIGRVESISNIPTPEGFYVLEIVFPSGLTTNYDRQLPLTRQMAGSAEIITDDLRLIERFLMPVRKLIQDQKSRK, encoded by the coding sequence ATGGAAGAAGAAAAGAAATATAAGGAGATTGAGTTGCGAAGTGAAGAGGTGCAAGAGGTGATGAGTCGTGTTCCGCCGTGGATACTGCGCTGGGGTATCGCTGTATTGTTCGGTATTTTGCTTATATTGCTTTGTCTAAGTTTCTTTTATCGCTATCCGGATGTTATTACAGCGGAGGTTACAATCACCACTGTAGATCCTCCGGTAAGTATTATCGCTCGTGCATCGGGAAAGTTGGACAAGATTTATGTGGAAAACAATAGTCAGGTATCGGCGGATATCCCTTTGGCCGTTATTCAGAACCCGGCCCGAACGGACGATATACTTTGGTTATCGTCGGAGGTAGGCAGATGGATAGCCGAAGGAAGTGATTTGATAAAGGCCCGTCAGGTATTTGGTGTTCGTTCGCTCCAATTGGGAAGTGCGCAGAGTGCTTATTCTCTTTTCCTTACAAGTTTGCAAGATTACAGGGATTATAAATCGTTAAATTACTATCCTCAAAAGATTGCTTTTCAGCAAAAGCAGCTAAGTATGCAACATCAGTATTATGGGGGAGTGGTGGAACAAAAAAAACTGACTGAGGTACAAGCCGAACTTGCCCGGTCGATGTTTCAACGTGATTCGGCTCTTTACCGAAGGAAAATATTGTCTGATGAGGATTTTGAGGTTTCTAAGAATAGTTACCTGCAAAGCAGGCAGACTTCTTTGTCTGTGAAGGCCTCAGCAAAACAGTCGGAAATGCAGTTAACGCAGGGTAAAGAGACGTTGCTCGACTTACAGCAGCAGTCGTCGGAACTGGAGAATCGCTATATGTTGGCATTGCGTAATGCAACGGAACAACTGGTAACGGCCATTAAGTCGTGGGAGCGGGATTACCTGATGGTGAGTCCTATATCTGGAACAGTAAACCTGATGGGTGTATGGAGTAACAATCAGAATGTGTTAACCGGGGAGACCATCTTTACAGTTGTTCCCGCCGAACAGCACCAGCCAAAAGGAAAAGCCTTACTTCCGGTACAGGGTTCGGGAAAGGTGAAGGTTGGCCAGCGGGTAAATGTGAGGCTTACCAACTTTCCTGATCAGGAATTTGGTTACCTGATTGGCCGGGTAGAAAGTATTTCCAATATCCCGACACCGGAAGGCTTTTATGTACTTGAGATTGTTTTCCCATCCGGATTGACCACCAATTACGATAGGCAGCTTCCGCTAACCCGCCAGATGGCAGGAAGTGCGGAAATCATAACCGATGATCTCCGCCTGATTGAACGCTTCCTGATGCCAGTCCGTAAATTAATACAAGATCAAAAGAGCCGGAAATAA
- a CDS encoding 6-bladed beta-propeller, whose translation MKNEEHNLSLLFLCYFFCILCCSCNKKEKQDKIVIPVRDVVGTGSILNLSDYAESIEYIPLETNDSVLITKIDQIALEDGAIVINDGSYSCKVFDENGKYRCRVGRLGEGPDEFVSIRDIDLIPGTNQLFMEASPRKYFLYNIDGNLIQHIKYPNYPPDYRAYGVTRLNANIYYADIVSYLNIHYQGMLFRVDSSLSEIIKEFPNYVHREKEDKHSFSGTHEVATTYRFKDNVRTYKAISDTVFTVGPDMKMRAAYIFDFGKYKATPECLLAKIRNKEHNYIYPRGIFESDAFLFLNIFMGNHAPEQFTFVKTYSEGTKVNFTNYNVYGVFNKKTGELKLLNQPEKGKQGFKNDLDGGMVFWPNYISSDGKMVSFCDAQDFLDYCESLEDPSPEIKRLAANLSPDSNPIIVIANLKKK comes from the coding sequence ATGAAAAACGAAGAACACAATCTATCACTTTTATTTCTCTGCTATTTCTTTTGTATTTTATGTTGTAGCTGCAATAAAAAGGAAAAACAAGATAAAATAGTTATTCCTGTTAGAGATGTTGTAGGTACAGGAAGTATTCTCAACTTAAGTGATTATGCAGAATCAATAGAATACATTCCATTGGAGACAAATGACAGTGTACTTATCACAAAAATTGATCAAATAGCACTCGAAGATGGCGCTATTGTAATAAATGATGGTTCTTATTCATGCAAGGTATTTGATGAAAATGGAAAATACCGATGCCGTGTTGGTCGCTTGGGAGAGGGACCAGATGAGTTTGTTTCTATACGTGATATTGATTTAATTCCCGGAACAAACCAGCTTTTTATGGAAGCTTCTCCGCGAAAGTATTTTCTGTATAATATAGATGGAAATTTGATTCAGCACATAAAATATCCTAATTATCCGCCAGATTATAGGGCATATGGTGTTACAAGACTGAATGCCAATATATATTATGCAGATATTGTTTCTTATTTGAATATTCATTATCAGGGAATGCTCTTTCGCGTAGATAGTTCATTGTCTGAGATTATTAAAGAGTTTCCCAATTACGTTCATCGGGAGAAAGAAGATAAACACAGCTTTTCAGGAACTCATGAGGTTGCAACTACTTATCGTTTTAAAGATAATGTACGTACCTATAAGGCAATTAGTGACACGGTTTTTACCGTTGGTCCGGATATGAAAATGAGGGCGGCTTATATTTTTGATTTTGGAAAATACAAAGCTACTCCTGAGTGTCTGTTAGCTAAGATTAGGAATAAAGAGCATAATTATATTTATCCTCGTGGTATATTTGAATCGGATGCTTTTTTGTTCCTGAATATTTTTATGGGCAATCATGCTCCAGAGCAATTTACTTTTGTTAAAACCTATTCTGAGGGAACAAAGGTAAACTTTACCAATTACAATGTATACGGTGTATTTAATAAGAAAACAGGAGAACTAAAGTTATTGAATCAGCCTGAAAAAGGCAAACAAGGATTTAAGAATGATTTGGATGGTGGCATGGTGTTTTGGCCTAACTATATATCCTCAGATGGTAAAATGGTTTCCTTTTGTGATGCCCAGGATTTTCTGGATTATTGTGAAAGTTTAGAGGATCCTTCTCCGGAAATAAAGAGGTTAGCGGCTAACCTATCCCCAGACAGCAATCCAATTATTGTTATTGCAAATTTGAAAAAGAAATAA
- a CDS encoding vitamin K epoxide reductase family protein, with amino-acid sequence MDNILYNISCRYLKLSAIFVDNKELKVKLYSHEYYPSLVSLTDVLTDMGIQNMAVKTNINNLKEIEKPVLLHLGGNVSRFIIVTRIADNKIEYYKSNSKKEKKLTDDVLKDWDGVLLYIAKPKIKNQLEEILEKIKQNQFMLIFVALLALFIPFVIKNDIGILYYLLLAVKLIGLCFTFFLLRHDLDINSKFERHLCSLSKNISCDAVLNSSASKFLGLFKMSSISLVYFVFGIILLLGALVTGTYLNVINLLLFISLFSIPYIIYSLSYQMFVIKKWCLLCLSVIFSLVLENLISAYLLYTGQLKLPSYIDVYIAFFVIIILILAWSYLYSKIKQIIKAEEYEIQYFKLKKNYQIFRLILDNQPLKEIEFSSNDIILGDIKSRINITIAINVTCSPCLQVYTKLKQLLNEHPDRFSLNIRFLSKHENVDKNLVELFLISLYYLDNNLFIQAFDKWNLEKDYSNLYSSFKMKGDSEKAHSELLRHRKWGNKLKISNTPIIFINGKELPVIYTKEDLEYFLITQ; translated from the coding sequence ATGGATAATATACTGTATAATATTAGCTGTAGGTATCTAAAATTATCAGCAATATTTGTTGACAACAAGGAGCTCAAAGTGAAGTTATATTCTCATGAATATTACCCCTCGCTAGTATCTCTTACAGATGTGTTGACTGACATGGGAATTCAAAACATGGCTGTTAAAACAAATATAAATAATCTGAAAGAGATTGAAAAACCTGTTTTATTACATTTGGGAGGAAATGTTTCAAGGTTTATCATTGTGACTCGGATTGCTGATAATAAAATTGAATACTACAAAAGTAATTCTAAAAAAGAGAAGAAGTTAACTGATGATGTGTTAAAGGATTGGGATGGAGTATTGTTATATATTGCTAAACCTAAAATAAAAAATCAGCTTGAGGAAATTCTAGAGAAAATAAAGCAAAATCAATTTATGTTGATTTTTGTTGCTCTACTAGCGTTATTTATACCTTTTGTAATAAAAAATGATATCGGAATATTGTACTATTTATTATTAGCTGTAAAGCTAATTGGATTGTGCTTTACATTTTTTTTATTACGACATGATCTAGATATTAATAGCAAATTTGAAAGACATTTATGCTCGTTAAGTAAAAATATTAGTTGTGATGCTGTTTTGAATTCCAGTGCTTCTAAATTTTTAGGACTGTTCAAAATGTCAAGTATAAGCTTAGTGTATTTTGTGTTTGGAATTATATTATTGTTGGGAGCGTTAGTTACAGGCACATATCTAAATGTAATAAATTTATTACTATTTATATCTTTGTTTTCTATACCATATATAATTTATTCTTTAAGTTATCAGATGTTCGTAATAAAAAAATGGTGCTTATTATGCTTAAGTGTTATTTTTTCTTTAGTCCTTGAAAATTTGATTTCTGCTTATCTGTTGTATACTGGTCAGCTAAAACTCCCTTCTTATATTGATGTATATATTGCTTTTTTTGTAATAATTATTCTTATTCTTGCGTGGAGCTATTTGTACTCTAAAATAAAACAAATTATTAAAGCTGAAGAGTATGAAATCCAATACTTTAAATTGAAAAAAAATTATCAAATATTTAGATTAATATTAGATAATCAGCCTTTAAAGGAAATAGAGTTTTCTTCAAATGACATTATATTAGGAGACATCAAATCTCGTATAAATATAACTATTGCAATCAATGTAACATGCTCTCCATGTCTTCAAGTATATACAAAATTGAAGCAATTGTTAAATGAACATCCAGATCGTTTTAGTTTGAATATAAGATTTCTTAGCAAACATGAAAATGTTGATAAGAATTTAGTTGAGTTATTTTTAATTTCATTATATTATTTAGATAATAATCTGTTTATTCAAGCATTTGATAAGTGGAATTTAGAAAAAGATTATAGTAACCTTTACTCAAGTTTTAAAATGAAAGGAGATTCAGAAAAAGCGCATAGTGAATTATTAAGGCATCGTAAATGGGGTAATAAATTAAAGATTAGTAATACACCGATAATATTTATTAATGGTAAAGAATTACCAGTTATTTATACAAAAGAGGATTTGGAATATTTCTTAATAACTCAATGA
- a CDS encoding glycosyltransferase produces MIIPKIIHQIWEEKIPLPNVFVEFAKTWKEFNPSWEYVFWDKTKMYNFIQENYPDYISILEEYKYDVQRWDVIRYLILYEFGGVYIDFDYECLESLDNLLNDKGCYFGLEPEEHAKIFQKKIIISNAFIAIKPKHPFMKLILETVKHSSSVSDEKLIYVLETTGPHMLTYLYEKYYMKENISLIPSEIISPLTQKEVISYLNGIIDEELLNKKIQKAVAIHYFWGSWI; encoded by the coding sequence ATGATAATACCTAAAATCATTCATCAAATTTGGGAAGAGAAAATACCTCTCCCAAATGTATTTGTTGAATTTGCTAAAACTTGGAAGGAGTTTAATCCTTCTTGGGAATATGTATTTTGGGATAAAACCAAAATGTATAATTTTATACAAGAAAATTATCCTGACTATATTTCTATTCTTGAAGAATATAAATATGATGTGCAACGTTGGGATGTTATTCGTTATTTAATTCTTTATGAATTTGGAGGCGTATATATTGATTTTGATTATGAATGTCTTGAATCTTTAGATAATCTTCTTAATGATAAAGGTTGTTATTTTGGATTAGAGCCAGAGGAGCATGCAAAGATATTTCAAAAGAAAATAATAATATCTAACGCGTTTATAGCTATAAAGCCTAAACATCCATTTATGAAGCTGATATTGGAAACAGTAAAGCATTCATCGTCAGTTTCTGATGAAAAATTAATATATGTTTTAGAAACAACAGGACCACATATGTTAACTTATTTGTATGAAAAATATTATATGAAAGAAAATATATCGCTTATTCCTTCTGAAATTATTTCTCCCTTAACTCAAAAGGAGGTTATAAGTTATTTAAATGGGATTATTGATGAAGAGCTATTAAATAAGAAGATCCAAAAAGCTGTGGCAATTCATTATTTTTGGGGATCATGGATTTAA
- a CDS encoding glycosyltransferase, which produces MSQNNKIPLISVIMPAYNVENYLEDSVNSILTQTFKDFEFIIINDGSTDRTQQLLESYEDPRIRLINNKLNKGNYYSRNKGCNLAQGKYICVMDADDIAYPNRFEVQFKFMEENPNVLLSGSAYRLLGQDVTIEQSTKFDEIKYILISTFCVLHPTVIFRRDVVKKMGFYNIEYEYASDYDLVTRLALLGEITNVSDVLLSYRQHNKQISSLHSDKQQVLAREIQYRYQQQLGMSYHLFDKKLFLNHLASYLKSTISYVQSSGLFYGRMGLVIFFYHYSQYSKDIQYTKLADLLLTDILTHVYKEIPVSLNNGLCGLGMAISYLFSEGFVEGDEDDVLFEIDKQIENNISMDNADLSFETGILGVLYFLVCRFSRTKRSDNFSSNFKNKVYIIAEELVYNRDSSDGYNIAMQYVKCMQGEPVLIDWSEFFQKIISSLPENDYVNTWFFGLRKGCAGVGLNLLRDC; this is translated from the coding sequence ATGTCACAAAATAATAAAATTCCTTTAATTTCAGTAATTATGCCTGCCTATAATGTTGAAAATTATCTGGAAGATTCAGTTAATAGTATTTTAACCCAAACATTTAAAGATTTTGAGTTTATAATAATTAATGATGGATCAACAGATAGAACACAGCAATTATTAGAATCTTATGAAGATCCTAGAATCAGGCTAATTAATAATAAGTTAAATAAAGGGAATTACTACTCACGGAATAAAGGTTGCAATCTTGCGCAAGGAAAATATATATGTGTTATGGACGCAGATGACATCGCTTATCCAAATAGATTTGAAGTCCAATTCAAATTTATGGAAGAAAATCCGAATGTTTTGTTATCTGGCAGTGCATACCGATTATTAGGACAAGATGTGACTATCGAGCAATCTACTAAATTTGATGAAATAAAATATATTTTAATTTCAACTTTCTGTGTCTTACATCCGACTGTTATTTTTAGGCGAGATGTAGTTAAGAAAATGGGATTCTATAACATAGAATATGAATACGCTTCCGATTATGATTTAGTAACACGTTTAGCTCTTTTAGGCGAGATAACGAATGTATCAGATGTATTGTTGTCGTATCGACAACATAATAAGCAAATTTCATCATTACATAGTGATAAACAACAAGTATTAGCTCGAGAAATACAATATCGTTATCAACAACAGTTAGGGATGAGTTATCATTTATTTGATAAAAAACTTTTTTTAAATCATTTAGCGTCTTATCTTAAATCAACCATTTCGTACGTTCAAAGCTCAGGTTTATTTTATGGAAGAATGGGACTAGTTATATTTTTTTATCATTATTCTCAGTACTCTAAAGATATTCAATATACAAAATTAGCAGATTTACTCTTGACCGACATTTTAACCCATGTATATAAAGAGATTCCTGTTAGCTTAAATAATGGATTGTGTGGATTGGGAATGGCTATTAGTTATTTGTTTTCTGAAGGATTCGTTGAAGGAGATGAAGATGATGTTTTATTTGAGATAGATAAACAAATAGAAAATAATATATCAATGGATAATGCTGACTTATCTTTCGAAACAGGAATACTTGGCGTGCTTTATTTTCTTGTATGTCGTTTTTCCAGAACAAAAAGAAGTGATAATTTCAGTTCTAATTTTAAAAATAAAGTTTACATAATTGCAGAAGAGTTGGTTTATAACAGAGATAGTAGTGATGGGTATAACATAGCAATGCAATATGTTAAATGTATGCAAGGGGAGCCTGTATTAATTGATTGGAGTGAATTTTTTCAAAAGATTATATCTTCTCTTCCAGAAAATGATTATGTAAACACTTGGTTTTTTGGATTGAGAAAAGGATGTGCAGGAGTTGGCCTCAATTTATTAAGAGATTGTTAA